One genomic segment of Ricinus communis isolate WT05 ecotype wild-type chromosome 3, ASM1957865v1, whole genome shotgun sequence includes these proteins:
- the LOC8289114 gene encoding glutaredoxin-C4, producing MYSMAMGRIRASSILVAAATITVIATSLSWASAATGSDSAFVKKTISSHKIVIFSKSYCPYCKRAKAVFKQLNQIPHVVELDERDDGQNIQDALSKIVGRRTVPQVFIDGKHIGGSDDTVEAYESGELADLLGIAGKDDL from the exons ATGTATTCAATGGCAATGGGAAGGATAAGAGCATCATCGATATTGGTAGCAGCAGCTACAATAACAGTAATTGCAACATCTCTGAGCTGGGCATCTGCCGCCACCGGGAGTGACTCTGCTTTCGTCAAGAAAACCATCTCTTCCCACAAGATCGTCATCTTCTCCAAGTCCTACTGCCC ATACTGTAAGAGGGCAAAAGCTGTTTTCAAACAGTTGAACCAGATACCTCATGTTGTTGAGCTTGATGAGAGAG ATGATGGACAGAACATTCAGGATGCTCTGAGCAAAATTGTTGGAAGGCGTACTGTTCCTCAGGTTTTCATTGACGGAAAGCACATTGGTGGCTCTGATG ATACTGTGGAAGCTTACGAAAGTGGAGAACTGGCTGATCTTCTAGGCATTGCTGGTAAGGATGATCTTTGA